CGCCTCGTGGCGGGCCTGCCTCCGGCATGGCCGCCGCCCCTCGGCTCGAACTGCGGTCCGAGCGCGGGCTTCGCCCGCGCAATCTTGGGGGGAGGCTTCGGAGGGGGCCGTCGAGGCCCCCTCCGATCCTTAGACACGCTCCTTGAACTCGTGGCCGAGCAGCCCCTCGGGACGTCCCAGGAGCACGATGAGGATCACGACGAAGGCGAGCGTATTCTTGAACTGGATGGTGAGGTAGCCGCCCGTCAGGCTCTCGGCGACGCCGAGAATGAGCCCGCCGAGGACCGCGGCGGCGAAACCCTTGAGGAAGGGGTCGAGCATGAAGAACGGGTCGAGGAGCAGCGCGGGCGCCAGGAAGATCCCCGCTACCACACCGAGAGCCGACGCCACCCCCCAGGCGATCCCCAGGACCCGACGCGTGGGGATGCCGAGGGTCTGGGCCGCCTGGAGATTCTCCGAGGTCGCGCGCATCGCCAGGCCCAGGCGGGTTTTCTGGACGAGCAGGTACAGGAGCACGCTCCCGATCAGGCCGGCGCCGAAGGTTCCGAGGGCCAGCTCGCTCACGAAGACCGGCCCCACCTTCCAGGTGCGGCTGTCGGAAAGGGGAAAGGGGAAACGGTCGGGCTCGGCTCCCCACTCGTAGACGATCACCCCCTGCGCGATCAGCGCGAGGCCCAGCGTGAGGATGATCTGGCCGAGGAGGTTGGCGCCCTGGCGCTGCGCCGGGATCAGCACCCCGAAGTAGAAGACGATCGCCACCGCGCCGCCCACGACGAGCGCGGCAAGAAACGCGACGGAGAAGGAGTAGCCCTGCGAGACCAGGGCGAAGGCGACGAAAGTCCCGAGCGTCGCGACGTCGCCGTGAGCGAAGTTGAGGACCCGCGTCGAGCGGTAGATCAGCACGATGCCGAGGGCCACCAGCGCGTAGAGGCTCCCCGCGGAGAGCCCGGTGAGCACGTACTGGAGCAGCCGTTCCATCGGTTACCCCGTCACCGGAAGGGCCAGAGCTGGAAGTAGAGCCGGGTCTTCAGCCAGCGGCCGGCGAGGCCGAGCGGCTCGAAGATCAGGACGACCAGGATCGTGACGCCGAAGAGGACCGGGACGAACCAGCGGTACTCGCTCAGGAGGGTCGGCACCAGGATCACGAAGGCGGCTCCGAGGATCGAGCCTTCAACGGACGCGAGTCCGCCGACGATCACAGCGACGAAGAGCGTGAGGGATTCGGCGACGTTGAACGTCTGGGGCTCCAGATGACCCAAGAATTGCGCGAACAGCCCCCCGTGAACGCCCGTATAGAAGGACGAGACGGCGAAGGCCAGGAGCTTGTAGCGGCTCAGGTTCACCCCCATGACCTCGGCGGCGATGTCGCTGTCCCTGATCGCGACGAAGGCGCGGCCCACGTAGGAGGAAATCAGATTGTACGTGGCGGCGGTGAACACGAGGAGGAGGCCCACGTAAATGTAGTAGACGTAGACCTCCCGCGAGACGCCGAACGCCGGAGCCAGCTTCGGGACCGCCAACCCCGAGCGCCCGCCGGACAGGATTTCCGAGTTCGCGAAGATCTGATACACGGCGATCCCGAAGCCCAAGGTGGCGATGGCCAGGTAGGGGCCCTTCAACCGGAGCGACGGGAAGCCGACCAGCACGCCCGCGAGCCCGGCGGTGATCCCGGCCCCCAGCAGCGCGAGCAAGAACGGCACGCCGATGAGCTTGAGATGCCCGAAAGTGTAGGCGCCGATCGCCAGGAACCCGGCCTGGCCGAACGAGATCTGTCCCGTATAGCCGATCAGGAGGTTCTGCCCCATGACGCCAATGGCGTACAGGCAGATCACGGTGACGCGGACGACCCAGGAGGTGTGGGCGTACCAGGGGAGCGCCAGCAGCACGGCCAGGAGCCCCGCCAGCAACAGCCACGTCAGGGGCTTGCGCGCGAACCGGAGGTCGTCCTGGTAGCTCTCGACGAGGTCCAACCGCTCAGCCCCGGTAGAGCGTCGCGATCAGGTCGGCGTAGCGCTCCTCGATGTGGCGCCGCTTGACCTTCTTGGTGGGCGTCACATCCCCCTCCTCCTCGTAGAGCCGGCGGGGGAGCAGCGCGAACTTCTTGATGCTCTCGACCTGGGAGAGCGTCGCGTTGACCTTCTGCACCTCGCCCGCGATCAGCCTCTCGACCTCCGCGGTCTGGGTCAGGTCCGCGAACGTCGCGAACGGGATCCGGTGATCCTGGGCAAACTTGGTGACGTTGTCCTCGTCGATCAGGAGCAGCGCCACGAGGTACTTCTTCCGGTCGCCGATCACGACCGCGTCCTGGATGTAGGGGCTGAACTTCAGCTTGTTCTCGATGTAGGCAGGCGCGATGTTCTTGCCGCCGGCCGTGATGATGATGTCTTTCTTCCGATCGAGGATCTTCAGGTAGCCCTCCTCCCAGGCCCCGATGTCGCCGGTATGGAGCCAGCCCTGACCATCGATCGTCTGGGCAGTCAGCTCAGGATCCTTGAAGTAGCCTTTGAAGACATGGGGGCCGCGGGTGAGGATCTCGCCGTCGTCGGCCAGCGCCACCTCGATACCGGGGATC
This window of the Candidatus Rokuibacteriota bacterium genome carries:
- a CDS encoding branched-chain amino acid ABC transporter permease; this encodes MERLLQYVLTGLSAGSLYALVALGIVLIYRSTRVLNFAHGDVATLGTFVAFALVSQGYSFSVAFLAALVVGGAVAIVFYFGVLIPAQRQGANLLGQIILTLGLALIAQGVIVYEWGAEPDRFPFPLSDSRTWKVGPVFVSELALGTFGAGLIGSVLLYLLVQKTRLGLAMRATSENLQAAQTLGIPTRRVLGIAWGVASALGVVAGIFLAPALLLDPFFMLDPFLKGFAAAVLGGLILGVAESLTGGYLTIQFKNTLAFVVILIVLLGRPEGLLGHEFKERV
- a CDS encoding branched-chain amino acid ABC transporter permease translates to MDLVESYQDDLRFARKPLTWLLLAGLLAVLLALPWYAHTSWVVRVTVICLYAIGVMGQNLLIGYTGQISFGQAGFLAIGAYTFGHLKLIGVPFLLALLGAGITAGLAGVLVGFPSLRLKGPYLAIATLGFGIAVYQIFANSEILSGGRSGLAVPKLAPAFGVSREVYVYYIYVGLLLVFTAATYNLISSYVGRAFVAIRDSDIAAEVMGVNLSRYKLLAFAVSSFYTGVHGGLFAQFLGHLEPQTFNVAESLTLFVAVIVGGLASVEGSILGAAFVILVPTLLSEYRWFVPVLFGVTILVVLIFEPLGLAGRWLKTRLYFQLWPFR